A DNA window from Anastrepha ludens isolate Willacy chromosome 6, idAnaLude1.1, whole genome shotgun sequence contains the following coding sequences:
- the LOC128865991 gene encoding ubiquitin carboxyl-terminal hydrolase 35, which yields MAVKQNNTEANAAPAPVNGNVVGGGGTTGGSMAGVSGGGGVGGTGGINGVGVSGVVGAGGGTKTKKLSSNMDIGGSGSTNVESVEPGCSGVGTSAPSKPKPNMKGATKAGGNIGGAAGLGNIGGQSSKNTTDIAHILYLIELVELKQQHIAFGHDIVKIYHHLLSELARVQIPRQTPKELKRFKEDIVKVGAFFGKVNEKRLYLFYLRVVCQLITQDDGEEPSCAIAIIFQLFSSEMVFEAVQSMLDHKIPDQNIKKTVRLLSEWLRMCNFCQNLNLWIIAILTGLQDQQKHALFRDIALENIEPLFTSLILPVLRPKIYPIVYHMLSSIDQTPTVFHKILPKFPRVITCLKQQSNSLEDYAEETKKILQKLVDLTKSLMVRFHGYDDLYEAVEFAIKDIPYSYGLPSYGNSAKSADDTNVGAEVIPHDSNAKVGLVNLGNTCYMNSVLQALAMTKEFSREILLSQSKSPLLIKMQQQIALMLYSTRFELTPSRVLNATRPPGFSPGLQQDSSEYLGYLLETLHEQETLFSKKQATETVLAVKKATETQTAIADSEPAEPIAKTAKQADKDNGCASSGEGAAAYFNTTQMQEPTINENPTNTNTTSNSNSSSSSSITTNTTTTSTEADSNTNAQNSASSTSNVCKEKTIASTTIEKTFTGKLATTYECLTCGWKSRIVDGFRDLQLSFPEVKNDCASNYSVQDLIDYYCSPEKLYGDNQYFCERCKKLSDAERYINVISAPKNLILTLKHFKYDQKYHTRAKLMHKVFHDEKVSVKVCAADTLEEIASVHYDLYAGVVHSGFSMDSGHYYTYAADVTNKWFKFNDNVVTPSKSEELHNLTPPNTPYILFYQMGARSNEAASFEGSTTKVVKVDVPSPLTLEELSLELRNYIDHDNYVFAEEVKERIFKSGGRAALQNAMAAKRGGGGRGGGGGRGGDYDDDNDSDQPPPTSGCGGNALDINVNRFVY from the exons ATGGCTGTGAAGCAAAATAACACGGAAGCGAACGCTGCGCCTGCACCCGTAAATGGGAACGTTGTGGGAGGAGGCGGTACGACAGGCGGATCTATGGCGGGCGTATCGGGTGGTGGTGGAGTTGGAGGCACGGGTGGAATAAATGGCGTCGGCGTAAGCGGTGTTGTCGGGGCTGGCGGTGGcactaaaaccaagaaattAAGTTCGAATATGGATATAGGCGGCAGTGGCAGTACTAACGTCGAATCTGTTGAGCCCGGTTGTAGTGGTGTTGGCACTAGTGCCCCTAGCAAACCCAAACCAAACATGAAAGGCGCCACCAAAGCAGGTGGCAACATTGGCGGTGCCGCAGGCCTTGGCAatattggtggccaatccagTAAAAACACTACTGATATCGCGCACATACTATATCTAATCGAATTGGTTGAACTGAAGCAGCAACACATAGCGTTTGGTCACGACATTGTTAAAATTTATCACCACTTATTAAGCGAACTGGCGCGGGTGCAGATACCACGACAAACACCAAAAGAACTTAAACGGTTTAAGGAAGACATCGTTAAGGTGGGCGCCTTCTTCGGCAAAGTCAATGAGAAGCGGTTGTATCTTTTCTATCTGCGCGTGGTATGCCAGCTGATAACACAGGACGATGGCGAGGAGCCTTCTTGTGCTATTGCCATAATATTCCAGTTGTTTAGTTCCGAGATGGTGTTTGAGGCGGTGCAGTCTATGCTAGACCACAAAATTCCCGATCAGAATATTAAAAAGACTGTAAGGCTACTCAGTGAATGGCTGCGAATGTGCAATTTTTGTCAAAACCTCAATTTGTGGATCATAGCCATACTGACGGGGCTCCAGGATCAGCAAAAACACGCACTGTTCCGGGACATTGCGTTGGAGAACATAGAACCTTTGTTCACATCTCTAATATTGCCAGTGTTACGACCAAAAATATATCCCATCGTATATCACATGTTGTCCTCCATTGACCAAACACCAACCGTGTTCCACAAG ATATTGCCCAAGTTCCCACGTGTTATCACTTGTTTGAAGCAACAGTCGAATAGTCTGGAAGACTATGCCGAAGAAACCAAAAAGATTCTACAAAAGCTGGTAGACTTGACCAAGTCCTTGATGGTGCGCTTCCACGGTTATGATGATTTGTACGAAGCAGTG GAGTTCGCTATCAAAGATATACCCTATTCTTATGGCTTACCAAGCTATGGCAATAGTGCTAAAAGTGCCGATGATACCAATGTGGGTGCCGAGGTTATACCACACGACAGCAATGCCAAAGTCGGTCTAGTTAATTTAGGCAACACTTGCTACATGAATAGCGTTCTACAAGCGTTAGCTATGACGAAAGA GTTTAGTAGAGAAATATTACTGTCACAAAGTAAGTCACCATTGctaataaaaatgcaacaacagaTTGCACTGATGCTGTATTCGACTCGATTCGAACTAACACCGTCGCGTGTTTTGAATGCCACACGACCACCTGGTTTTTCACCAGGGCTGCAACAGGACAGCTCTGAATATTTGGGCTATTTGCTGGAGACGCTTCATGAACAAGAAACGttgttttctaaaaaacaaGCAACAGAAACTGTATTGGCTGTTAAGAAAGCTACTGAGACACAAACAGCAATAGCAGATAGTGAACCAGCTGAACCTATTGCTAAAACTGCAAAGCAAGCTGACAAAGATAACGGTTGTGCCAGCAGCGGCGAAGGTGCCGCAGCATATTTTAATACAACGCAGATGCAGGAACCCACTATAAATGAAAACcccaccaacaccaacaccaccagcaatagcaatagcagcagcagcagtagcatcaccaccaacaccaccaccaccagcacCGAGGCTGATAGTAACACAAACGCGCAAAATAGTGCCAGCAGTACATCAAATGTctgtaaagaaaaaacaattgctTCTACTACCATTGAAAAAACATTCACTGGAAAATTGGCTACCACGTACGAGTGTTTGACTTGTGGCTGGAAGAGCCGTATTGTCGACGGTTTTCGGGACTTGCAACTTTCATTTCCTGAAGTGAAAAACGATTGCGCCTCCAATTACTCCGTCCAGGATCTCATCGACTATTATTGTTCGCCCGAGAAACTGTATGGAGACAATCAATACTTTTGTGAACGGTGCAAGAAACTTAGCGATGCCGAACGTTATATCAATGTTATCAGCGCACCAAAGAATCTAATATTGACGTTGAAACACTTCAAATATGATCAAAAATATCATACACGTGCCAAATTGATGCACAAAGTGTTTCATGATGAAAAG gtGTCTGTAAAAGTTTGCGCAGCTGACACCTTAGAAGAGATAGCTTCCGTGCATTACGATCTGTATGCGGGTGTCGTTCATTCGGGCTTCAGCATGGATTCGGGACACTATTACACTTACGCCGCTGATGTCACCAATAAATGGTTTAAATTCAATGACAACGTCGTCACACCTTCCAAATCCGAAGAGCTGCACAATCTTACACCGCCTAATACGCCGTACATACTATTCTACCAAATGGGTGCACGCTCTAATGAAGCGGCGTCCTTCGAAGGTTCCACCACAAAAGTGGTCAAAGTAGATGTGCCAAGTCCATTAACGTTGGAGGAGCTCTCACTGGAGCTGCGTAACTATATTGATCATGATAATTATGTTTTTGCCGAGGAAGTGAAGGAGCGCATTTTCAAGAGCGGCGGTCGAGCAGCATTGCAGAATGCAATGGCAGCAAAACGTGGTGGCGGTGGACGAGGAGGGGGCGGTGGACGTGGTGGTGACTACGACGATGATAACGATTCGGACCAACCGCCACCAACCAGTGGCTGTGGCGGCAATGCGCTCGACATTAACGTTAATCGCTTTGTATACTAA
- the LOC128866250 gene encoding transmembrane protein 18, whose amino-acid sequence MVDPNFIEVNEIVGYWTYLASIDWKDPWLIGLILLHVLTTVTTLMTRNSTNFQMFLFLILLSAAYCSESINEFAAARWKSFSKQQYFDSKGLFISTVFSIPILLNCMLLVGAWMYNSFQIMVKLKRAQLLQRVKQEQEQELQKEETTNAEHIKSE is encoded by the exons ATGGTGGATCCAAATTTCATCGAAGTTAACGAGATCGTGGGCTATTGGACATATTTAGCAAGC ATTGACTGGAAGGACCCGTGGTTAATTGGGCTTATACTATTGCATGTTCTGACAACGGTGACTACTTTGATGACAAGGAACAGCACTAATTTCcaaatgtttctttttctaatACTGT TATCGGCTGCCTACTGCTCAGAAAGCATCAATGAATTTGCGGCAGCGAGATGGAAGAGCTTCTCAAAACAACAGTACTTCGATAGTAAAGGTCTATTCATTTCAACAGTGTTTTCAATACCTATTTTGTTGAATTGTATGCTATTAgtg ggtGCTTGGATGTACAACTCCTTTCAGATAATGGTCAAGTTAAAAAGAGCACAGTTATTGCAGAGAGTTAAGCAAGAGCAAGAGCAAGAGTTGCAAAAGGAAGAGACTACCAACGCAGAGCACATCAAATCCGAGTGA
- the LOC128866587 gene encoding transmembrane protein 131 homolog — protein MHSASYCVKMSGPSTLLLVLMLLLSRVAGDISSSGSAEQSFHAVTVQPTAFSASAPVADTVSDELQRSLRFDPPLLDFGEACPVGTARAHTVTLVNQNANRSVYLTSVSGRTPTFYSSFFEAKVVPPQGNTTFNVVFLPRVHGSVSTDLLIHTSFGQARLQVRGEGRDCPYRLKPLVGIKAPLNATLTPEIQMYNPHNKPLQILEVYSSGGQFQLELPSGGQEGPQTLWEIPPYETKSIIRIRFHARTVGNHTAYIRIKISEQVTGDDADSTSNSGNVLVIPVEIEILPLHGLYADNPVVNFGRLSTVVGHNMKTLQLKLQLHSSHMRQQHILHDYTLRNVPGLTFDPKGGVVILESWLFDSSTILDEVMILRSIPRAPLLENNTQTAHEFTVLIRAEVFKGALHYDANATTFVTQATLGTRGGNKRSLVVRNDFQTPLALLNVSLPQHTEGLALRAQYSSDYLDALASRTSGALVLPRGGSLALLQLQMLNSSMVYKTNLLIRTNITHIVVPLVVCGGRLHVSTYDTARLQADAPYKVDLNLGAIPLAETSHNGYIVLRNRNPLPVKLNNWNFKSPQGVYFHTTFRGCLRPDSLRLLRNATLKLESAKFKLCTQLEQDDVAVFQVTIQSYITEQHQCTLKIWTTYEEITTTVRFRTWIGKLEVDQEKLYFKNCFPGKHCSAELAIRSTFQHPIHITSINFTDAGLRFEDYNVNGSIIEGNAMSKVGRIHFEPALLCLQRCYIPQDERTNMIAFPAPQNTRGGLNNNLHFDETELRRRTELFRRLKYDFQNIAFTLNSNEVRQFLLQLIIDIEWPKFVTGKQVLPTIEVNKPQEVQVLLRNPADTPVLLDYFLSAPTFAKETHLSLPLEVVDIAPHCYLTDKDVFSLPGGAPLKPVLLPPHTSLPVTISFEAPSADTYCTLLHIRNNLTLYEAVWLSAKVVHSQFRLGNRKPGSKATLVFDLTEKHFSVCNQSPIHQQGSNDRNELGVRKYPKVVLKRTFTARNTGEIPIWIETFQIGNHMCTGYGFSISDCSSFPLKANETKKIEIVFTPDYTMPNVLIPLKIHTNLSYNVEYRLEARLLPSTLELCSALIPRPDWEERIRNAAIVLLATTFVFVLIAASIDFDNILLSQTALYEARDKGSVHPTFNLRNIALKAQVATNAVDDEQQQQQHIDSATHAQPPRRGGMQQQHQQHPKVSTSSSSSSSGSNGSGGNSNSGVKKRTLKRQNNVNSNATTNRASLPWSLDLNAFKSNVTLIKNASENDKSSLSSGTSGMQQPAGGESVGKKSTTTTSTIPKAQTHNDKVNRGGGDVISTTLTMATSSPNNANVAGKKQQQTQSPATQPQELTSPQQQARGARKAKNVGGASVAATEKNDKETASGHQKPQVCTGKNARGNTNKANANETLSAIANVRDTGVACSTASMHSPPAKEAGAQSSSKYGKTPGRERRKDAQSGNSGNNGNDATPSNCSSSSTNSGGSSASRRAERRCRQRAAAALRSLNFNDAPTTAAPTIAPVTRPRTTSGKDSSGNAASVMGGLLSCLSTPWDTGNQATFSDVLQAQPITALGKSMPKSSDPSNVVMADSRSAFPFVDKEKRAVEHESDFGVQPQEQLQSAQPKQPQQVVGQNSIGMGLEKAPSLNSTELGPIGSKKSPSSTPVWEPVNSSSSSSGSSSHGGNGLQIPKPIVSTGNCSFFSNLLTTYEYDGNRQLSGIDADPYEMKKAQDEYFEYMYNLRQQQLQAQVQAHVQAQVQAQQQQQQQQLLQGVDWARLNSRTWSPMAAYLGQHDSPGVSGSGGALAAAVNSATASAGLVSSLSAPMAGGGSATASAWPPIGGAATSAGGAVNSSGGVSSTVIRPPPGLESNFQGISNNTQSTAQQQQKQQPLNVLANDADAAISAEMQTFDPFSSLSSIWSDSWQKRNNSNNSNNNNTGGGNMN, from the exons ATGCATAGTGCATCCTATTGCGTGAAAATGTCAGGACCATCGACCTTGCTGTTGGTGCTCATGTTGCTGCTTAGTCGGGTAGCCGGCGATATTAGCAGTAGTGGTAGTGCTGAACAGTCGTTTCACGCAGTAACTGTTCAACCGActgctttttcagcatcagcaccGGTGGCAGACACAGTTAGTGACGAGTTGCAGCGTAGCTTGCGATTCGATCCTCCGTTGCTTGATTTCGGCGAAGCGTGCCCGGTGGGAACTGCGCGAGCACACACGGTGACATTAGTGAATCAGAATGCGAATCGTAGCGTATATTTGACTTCTGTGTCGGGACGTACACCAACATTTTACTCGAGTTTTTTTGAGGCGAAAGTAGTGCCGCCGCAAGGGAATACTACCTTCAATGTGGTTTTTCTGCCGCGCGTACATGGCAGTGTTTCAACGGATCTACTAATACATACGTCCTTTGGGCAGGCGCGTTTGCAAGTACGCGGCGAGGGACGTGATTGCCCGTATCGATTGAAACCGTTAGTGGGGATCAAGGCACCACTTAATGCGACGCTCACACCCGAGATCCAAATGTACAATCCACACAATAAGCCACTTCAAATACTCGAG gtttATAGCAGTGGCGGTCAGTTCCAATTAGAACTGCCGAGTGGTGGTCAGGAAGGTCCACAAACATTATGGGAGATACCGCCGTACGAAACGAAATCTATCATCCGTATACGTTTCCACGCGCGTACCGTCGGTAATCATACGGCTTATATACGCATAAAAATCTCTGAACAGGTTACCGGCGATGATGCGGATTCCACAAGCAACAGTGGAAATGTGCTGGTTATACCTGTCGAAATTGAAATTCTACCATTGCACGGTCTGTACGCAGATAATCCAGTTGTTAATTTCGGCCGTTTGTCGACAGTTGTTGGGCACAACATGAAAACGTTACAATTGAAGTTACAACTTCACAGTTCACATATGCGGCAACAGCACATATTACACGACTATACGCTTCGCAATGTGCCAGGTCTAACATTCGACCCTAAAGGTGGTGTTGTCATATTGGAATCGTGGCTCTTCGATAGCTCAACAATATTGGACGAGGTGATGATATTGCGCAGCATACCACGTGCTCCGCTGCTGGAGAACAACACGCAAACTGCACATGAATTCACTGTGCTAATACGTGCCGAAGTGTTTAAAGGAGCGCTACACTACGATGCCAATGCGACCACTTTTGTAACACAAGCGACGCTTGGTACACGGGGCGGCAATAAACGCAGCTTGGTGGTGCGCAATGATTTTCAAACGCCTTTAGCGTTGCTGAATGTAAGCCTTCCGCAGCACACAGAGGGTCTTGCTTTACGCGCGCAATACAGTAGTGATTACCTTGATGCTTTAGCCAGCAGAACATCGGGTGCTTTGGTGCTGCCTCGCGGTGGTTCTTTGGCTTTGTTGCAACTACAGATGCTGAACTCAAGTATGGTCTACAAGACCAATTTACTCATACGCACGAATATTACGCACATCGTGGTGCCGTTGGTAGTTTGTGGAGGCCGTCTACATGTGTCCACCTATGATACAGCGCGTCTACAGGCCGATGCGCCGTATAAAGTGGATTTGAATTTGGGTGCAATACCATTGGCGGAGACGTCGCACAATGGCTATATTGTGCTGCGTAATCGCAACCCTTTGCCTGTCAAATTAAACAATTGGAATTTTAAATCACCGCAAGGAGTATACTTTCATACGACATTTCGCGGCTGCTTGAGGCCAGATTCACTGCGGCTGTTGCGCAATGCTACACTCAAGTTGGAGAGTGCGAAGTTCAAGCTATGCACGCAATTGGAACAAGACGATGTAGCTGTTTTCCAAGTGACCATACAATCATATATAACCGAGCAACACCAGTGCACGCTCAAAATTTGGACGACATACGAGGAAATAACGACGACGGTACGTTTTCGCACCTGGATTGGTAAACTGGAAGTGGATCAAGAGAAACTGtacttcaaaaattgttttccg GGAAAACACTGTTCAGCCGAATTGGCCATACGCTCAACTTTTCAGCATCCTATACACATTACCTCGATCAATTTTACTGATGCAGGTCTACGCTTCGAGGACTACAACGTCAACGGCTCGATAATCGAAGGCAATGCGATGTCCAAAGTAGGTCGCATACACTTCGAACCAGCGTTGCTTTGCCTGCAACGTTGCTATATACCGCAAGATGAGCGCACTAACATGATTGCTTTCCCTGCCCCGCAAAATACGCGTGGCGGTCTCAACAACAATCTACATTTCGACGAGACGGAGTTGCGGCGGCGCACCGAGTTGTTTCGCCGCCTAAAATACGACTTTCAGAACATTGCCTTCACATTGAACAGCAATGAAGTGCGGCAATTTTTACTACAACTAATAATTGACATCGAGTGGCCGAAATTTGTCACTGGAAAACAAGTGTTGCCCACAATAGAGGTGAACAAACCGCAGGAAGTCCAGGTGCTATTGAGAAATCCAGCGGATACGCCAGTGCTACTCGATTACTTTCTCTCGGCTCCGACGTTTGCAAAGGAAACGCACTTGTCGTTACCTTTAGAAGTAGTGGATATTGCGCCGCATTGCTATTTAACCGATAAGGATGTATTTTCTCTGCCAGGCGGTGCGCCGCTTAAACCAGTGTTATTGCCACCGCACACGAGCTTACCGGTGACGATTTCTTTTGAGGCACCCAGTGCAGATACATATTGCACGCTGCTGCACATACGCAATAATCTGACACTCTACGAGGCGGTTTGGCTGAGTGCGAAAGTGGTGCACTCACAGTTTCGCCTTGGCAATCGCAAACCCGGTTCGAAAGCAACGCTGGTTTTTGACTTaactgaaaaacatttttcggttTGCAATCAGTCTCCGATTCATCAACAGGGATCTAATGACCGCAATGAATTGGGTGTTCGGAAGTACCCAAAGGTGGTATTAAAGCGCACATTTACGGCACGAAACACAGGCGAAATACCCATTTGGATTGAGACGTTTCAAATTGGCAATCATATGTGCACCGGCTATGGCTTCAGTATATCGGATTGTAGCAGTTTTCCGCTGAAggcaaatgaaacaaaaaagattGAGATTGTATTCACTCCCGATTACACCATGCCAAATGTGCTGATTCCGCTGAAAATACACACGAACCTCTCTTACAATGTGGAATATAGATTGGAGGCGCGCCTGCTTCCTAGCACGCTTGAGCTGTGTTCGGCTTTGATACCGCGTCCCGATTGGGAGGAACGCATACGTAATGCAGCCATTGTGTTGTTGGCCACAACATTTGTTTTCGTGCTTATCGCCGCGAGCATTGATTTCGACAATATATTGCTTAGTCAGACAGCGTTGTATGAGGCGCGCGACAAAGGCTCCGTGCATCCGACCTTTAATCTACGCAATATTGCTTTGAAAGCGCAAGTAGCGACGAACGCCGTGGACgacgagcagcagcagcagcagcatattGATTCGGCAACGCATGCACAGCCGCCGCGACGAGGTGGAATgcagcagcaacatcagcaaCACCCGAAGGTtagcaccagcagcagcagtagcagtagTGGCAGCAACGGCAGCGGCGGTAACAGTAATAGTGGTGTGAAAAAGCGCACCTTGAAGCGACAAAACAACGTGAACAGTAATGCGACGACGAACCGCGCCAGTTTACCTTGGTCGCTGGATTTAAACGCGTTCAAGAGCAACGTAACGTTGATAAAAAATGCGAGCGAGAACGATAAGAGCAGCCTCAGCAGCGGCACAAGCGGCATGCAGCAGCCGGCTGGTGGTGAAAGCGTGGGGAAGAAGAGCACTACTACCACTTCGACGATACCCAAAGCACAAACGCACAATGATAAAGTGAATAGAGGAGGTGGGGACGTAATTAGTACAACTTTAACAATGGCGACAAGTAGTCCCAATAATGCCAATGTCGCAGggaagaagcagcaacaaacacaGTCGCCCGCAACACAGCCGCAAGAGCTAACCTCACCACAGCAACAAGCGCGTGGCGCGCGCAAAGCAAAAAATGTGGGCGGCGCTTCAGTGGCAGCGACCGAGAAAAACGACAAAGAGACAGCTAGCGGCCATCAAAAGCCACAGGTGTGCACCGGCAAAAATGCGCGTGGTAATACCAATAAGGCGAACGCTAATGAAACGCTCAGCGCTATTGCCAACGTTCGAGATACGGGTGTCGCTTGTAGCACAGCGTCAATGCACTCGCCGCCAGCGAAGGAAGCCGGTGCACAAAGTTCGTCCAAATATGGCAAAACACCGGGACGCGAACGCCGCAAAGATGCGCAAAGTGGAAACTCTGGCAACAATGGCAATGATGCGACTCCCTCGAATTGCTCTTCATCATCCACGAATTCCGGCGGTTCGAGCGCATCGCGCCGTGCTGAACGCAGATGTCGCCAACGTGCAGCGGCCGCATTGCGATCGTTGAATTTCAATGATGCGCCCACAACTGCGGCACCAACTATTGCTCCAGTAACACGTCCACGGACCACAAGTGGAAAAGATAGCAGTGGCAATGCCGCTAGTGTTATGGGTGGATTATTGAGCTGTTTAAGCACGCCTTGGGACACTGGCAATCAGGCGACCTTCAGCGATGTATTGCAAGCACAACCCATTACTGCGCTGGGGAAAAGCATGCCTAAATCGAGCGATCCATCTAATGTGGTTATGGCTGATAGCAGATCGGCTTTCCCCTTCGTCGACAAAGAAAAGCGAGCTGTGGAGCACGAATCGGACTTTGGCGTTCAACCACAAGAGCAGTTGCAGTCAGCACAACCGAAGCAGCCACAACAGGTTGTcggacaaaattcaattggTATGGGGTTGGAGAAGGCGCCAAGCTTGAATTCTACTGAGCTGGGTCCGATCGGCTCAAAGAAGTCACCTTCTTCTACACCCGTCTGGGAGCCCGtgaatagcagcagcagcagtagcggTAGCAGCAGCCATGGTGGCAATGGACTGCAAATTCCAAAGCCAATTGTGTCCACAGGCAATTGTAGCTTTTTCTCGAATCTTTTGACCACATACGAATACGACGGTAATCGGCAGCTGAGTG GTATCGATGCCGATCCGTACGAAATGAAAAAGGCTCAAGATGAGTACTTCGAATACATGTACAATTTacgccagcagcagctgcagGCTCAAGTGCAGGCACATGTTCAGGCTCAAGTACaggcacaacagcaacaacagcagcagcaactgtTGCAAGGTGTCGATTGGGCACGTCTCAACTCGCGCACTTGGTCGCCAATGGCAGCGTATTTGGGGCAGCACGATAGTCCTGGTGTCAGTGGCAGTGGTGGTGCATTAGCTGCTGCTGTAAATAGCGCAACCGCTAGTGCTGGATTAGTGAGCAGTTTGAGTGCACCGATGGCAGGCGGTGGTAGTGCCACAGCATCCGCTTGGCCGCCCATTGGTGGGGCAGCCACATCGGCTGGTGGTGCCGTGAATAGCAGTGGTGGCGTTAGCTCAACGGTTATACGTCCACCGCCCGGCTTGGAAAGCAACTTTCAAGGCATTAGCAATAATACACAATCAAccgcacaacaacagcaaaagcagCAGCCATTAAATGTGTTGGCCAACGATGCAGATGCTGCTATCTCAGCCGAAATGCAGACATTCGATCCATTTAGTTCACTTAGTTCTATTTGGTCGGATAGCTGGCAGAAACGCAACAATAGtaataacagcaataacaacaatacgGGCGGCGGAAATATGAATTGA
- the LOC128866591 gene encoding ubiquitin-fold modifier-conjugating enzyme 1 has translation MVDSSTRKTLSNIPLLQTRAGPRDKDLWVQRLKEEYQALIKYVQNNKESGTDWFRLESNKEGTRWFGKCWCMHNLLKYEFDVEFDIPVTFPTTAPEIALPELDGKTAKMYRGGKICLTEHFKPLWARNVPKFGIAHAMALGLAPWVAVEIPDLIEKGIITYKEK, from the exons ATGGTTGACTCAAGCACAAGAAAAACTCTCAGCAACATTCCATTGCTGCAAACGCGAGCCGGACCACGCGACAAAGACTTGTGGGTGCAACGTCTGAAGGAAGAATATCAAGCACTTATTAAGTATGTGCAAAACAATAAGGAATCTGGCACTGATTGGTTTCGCTTGGAATCGAACAAGGAAGGCACACGTTGGTTTGGAAAATGTTGGTGTATGCACAATCTACTAAAATATGAATTCGATGTGGAGTTCGAT ATACCGGTAACTTTTCCCACGACAGCGCCGGAAATAGCACTACCTGAACTGGACGGCAAAACTGCAAAAATGTATCGTGGTGGTAAAATATGTCTGACAGAACACTTTAAGCCTTTGTGGGCGCGTAACGTACCGAAATTTGGTATTGCACATGCAATGGCTTTAGGG CTGGCGCCATGGGTTGCTGTCGAAATACCAGATCTTATAGAAAAGGGCATTATCACCtacaaggaaaaataa